A genomic segment from Microbulbifer elongatus encodes:
- a CDS encoding CinA family protein: MTEDGSEQRRVLAAELGEELTRLGWKVTTAESCTGGAIAAAITAIAGSSVWFDGAVVSYADRIKRSFLGVDQHDLDTTGAVSEPVVRQMAVGVLNRLDANLAVAVSGIAGPDGGSDDKPVGTVWIAWAHVDGQEPLSVEARQLHFDGSRAEIQAQTVVEALNGLLAVTRSHPA, from the coding sequence ATGACGGAAGACGGCAGCGAACAGCGACGGGTTTTGGCTGCGGAGCTCGGCGAAGAACTGACCCGGCTGGGCTGGAAAGTGACCACGGCAGAGTCCTGTACCGGTGGTGCCATCGCCGCGGCCATCACGGCCATTGCCGGTTCGTCCGTCTGGTTTGACGGTGCCGTCGTATCTTACGCCGATCGCATCAAGCGCAGTTTTCTCGGTGTTGATCAGCACGACCTGGATACGACCGGCGCGGTCAGTGAACCGGTGGTGCGGCAGATGGCGGTGGGGGTGCTCAATCGCCTGGATGCCAATCTGGCGGTGGCGGTCAGCGGAATAGCCGGTCCCGATGGTGGCAGTGACGACAAACCCGTGGGTACCGTGTGGATTGCCTGGGCCCATGTGGACGGTCAGGAGCCCCTTTCGGTGGAGGCTCGGCAGCTGCACTTTGACGGCAGCCGTGCCGAGATCCAGGCGCAGACCGTGGTCGAGGCCCTGAACGGGCTGCTGGCCGTCACCCGCAGTCATCCTGCCTGA
- the recA gene encoding recombinase RecA, with amino-acid sequence MDSNKDKALQAALSQIERQFGKGTVMRMGDKERQRIPAISTGSLGLDMALGIGGLPRGRIVEIYGPESSGKTTLTLQVIAEAQRKGGTCAFVDAEHALDPIYAEKLGVNVDELIVSQPDTGEQALEVADMLVRSGAVDVLIVDSVAALTPRAEIEGEMGDSHVGLQARLMSQALRKLTGNIKNTNTLCVFINQIRMKIGVMFGSPETTTGGNALKFYSSVRLDIRRIGSVKEGDEVVGNETRVKVVKNKVAPPFKQTEFQIMYGQGINLLGEIVDYGVKMGLIDKAGAWYSYKGDKIGQGKANAVKFLKENEDIRNEIESALRVQLLGDVAPAPAEEMEAAED; translated from the coding sequence ATGGACTCCAACAAAGACAAGGCTTTACAGGCGGCGTTATCTCAGATCGAGCGCCAGTTCGGCAAGGGCACCGTCATGCGTATGGGAGACAAGGAGCGGCAGCGCATTCCTGCGATCTCCACTGGCTCCCTGGGCCTTGACATGGCCCTGGGCATTGGTGGCCTGCCGCGCGGTCGTATCGTTGAGATCTATGGCCCGGAATCTTCCGGTAAAACCACGCTGACTCTGCAGGTGATTGCCGAGGCTCAGCGCAAGGGTGGTACCTGTGCGTTTGTGGATGCGGAGCACGCCCTGGACCCGATCTATGCCGAGAAGCTGGGTGTCAATGTAGACGAGCTGATCGTTTCCCAGCCGGATACCGGTGAACAGGCGCTGGAAGTGGCGGATATGCTGGTGCGCTCCGGTGCCGTCGACGTCCTGATCGTCGACTCTGTGGCCGCTTTGACTCCGCGCGCGGAAATCGAAGGCGAAATGGGTGACTCTCATGTTGGCCTGCAGGCTCGCCTGATGTCCCAGGCGCTGCGTAAGCTGACCGGTAATATCAAAAACACCAATACCCTGTGTGTGTTCATCAACCAGATCCGCATGAAGATTGGTGTGATGTTTGGCTCTCCGGAAACCACCACCGGCGGTAACGCACTCAAGTTCTACTCCTCCGTACGCCTCGACATTCGCCGCATCGGTTCCGTGAAGGAAGGCGACGAAGTGGTGGGTAACGAAACCCGGGTCAAGGTGGTGAAGAACAAGGTGGCGCCGCCGTTCAAGCAGACCGAGTTCCAGATCATGTACGGGCAGGGCATCAATCTCCTTGGCGAGATTGTCGATTACGGGGTGAAGATGGGCCTGATCGACAAGGCCGGTGCCTGGTACAGCTACAAGGGCGACAAGATTGGCCAGGGCAAGGCGAATGCGGTGAAGTTCCTCAAGGAAAATGAGGATATCCGCAACGAGATCGAATCCGCGCTGCGTGTCCAGCTCCTCGGCGATGTGGCTCCGGCCCCGGCCGAAGAAATGGAAGCTGCGGAAGACTGA
- a CDS encoding regulatory protein RecX, with product MSFFRHPNGGGSHADRDLPSPDLPRSSSLARPDIPSREKPTDSFQALFNHALELLTRREHSCEELRQKLVPKHPDADFDGVLQRLQTLNYQCDRRFAESFCRSRVNRGQGPLRIRQELQVRGIRGVLAQEVMDALQEDVDWFELALEQLRRKFRDPIDDTLPRAQQLKERARRQRYLAYRGFFGDAIQYAIDAANRPVDCAPV from the coding sequence TTGTCTTTTTTTCGCCATCCCAATGGCGGCGGGAGTCATGCAGACCGCGATCTCCCGTCGCCAGATCTTCCTCGCTCTTCCTCCCTGGCCCGACCTGACATTCCGTCACGGGAAAAACCCACCGATTCGTTCCAGGCGCTGTTCAACCACGCGCTGGAGCTGCTGACACGCCGTGAGCACTCCTGTGAAGAGCTGCGGCAGAAGCTTGTCCCGAAACATCCGGATGCGGATTTTGACGGCGTACTGCAACGTCTGCAGACGCTGAACTATCAGTGTGACCGGCGCTTTGCAGAGTCCTTCTGCCGCTCCCGTGTGAATCGCGGGCAGGGGCCGCTGCGTATCCGGCAGGAATTGCAGGTCCGCGGTATTCGCGGCGTTCTGGCGCAGGAAGTAATGGACGCCCTGCAGGAGGATGTGGACTGGTTCGAACTTGCCCTGGAACAGCTCCGGCGCAAGTTCCGCGATCCAATCGACGACACCTTGCCCCGTGCGCAGCAGCTCAAGGAGCGTGCGCGGCGCCAGCGCTACCTCGCCTATCGCGGCTTTTTTGGCGATGCCATCCAATACGCCATTGACGCGGCGAATCGTCCGGTGGACTGTGCTCCCGTGTGA